From Myxococcales bacterium, the proteins below share one genomic window:
- the era gene encoding GTPase Era: MAEPTAGKRGTPTPKRQKPPERRAGTVALVGRPNVGKSTLMNALLGERLTITSGKPQTTRDRIAGILTNDIEQFIFLDTPGIHAARTKLGAHMNALAEESAREADVVVFVCELTQPPKTEVAREDRAILAKIPEGKKVVLVLNKVDRIKEKAALFPVLEAYGKLRDFEAIVPLSARKADGASRVLGEVGKLLPVGDHPYPDDEISDKPVRFFVAEYVREQVLKYTRDEVPHGVAVEVESFEEGLRVPRIQVVLHVDKDSHKAIVLGEKGSLMKEIGKGARARVEALIGRQVHLAVHVRTTPGWYESDQRLMELGYARTSAEGRKKTPKPAKSKAKGEPR; the protein is encoded by the coding sequence ATGGCCGAGCCGACCGCCGGAAAACGCGGCACCCCGACCCCGAAACGCCAGAAACCACCCGAGCGACGCGCCGGGACGGTGGCGCTCGTCGGCCGCCCCAACGTGGGCAAGAGCACCCTCATGAACGCGCTCCTCGGGGAGCGGCTCACGATCACGAGCGGGAAACCTCAGACCACCCGCGACCGAATCGCTGGCATTTTGACCAACGATATCGAGCAGTTCATCTTCCTCGACACCCCCGGTATCCACGCGGCGCGGACGAAGCTCGGCGCCCACATGAACGCCCTCGCCGAAGAGTCGGCGCGCGAGGCGGACGTGGTCGTCTTCGTGTGCGAGCTCACCCAGCCGCCGAAGACCGAGGTCGCTCGGGAGGACCGCGCCATCTTGGCGAAGATCCCCGAGGGCAAGAAGGTCGTCTTGGTGCTGAACAAGGTCGACCGCATCAAGGAGAAGGCGGCGCTCTTCCCGGTGCTCGAGGCCTACGGAAAGCTCCGCGATTTCGAGGCCATCGTTCCCCTCTCGGCGCGCAAGGCCGACGGGGCGAGCCGCGTCCTCGGCGAGGTCGGGAAGCTCTTGCCGGTGGGCGACCACCCCTACCCCGACGACGAGATCTCCGACAAACCCGTCCGCTTTTTCGTGGCCGAGTACGTGCGCGAGCAGGTGCTCAAGTACACGAGGGACGAGGTCCCCCATGGGGTGGCCGTCGAGGTCGAGTCGTTCGAGGAGGGCCTGCGGGTCCCCCGGATCCAGGTCGTCCTCCACGTCGACAAGGACTCGCACAAGGCGATCGTCCTCGGCGAAAAGGGCAGCCTGATGAAGGAGATCGGCAAGGGTGCGCGCGCGCGCGTCGAGGCGCTGATCGGGCGTCAGGTGCACCTCGCCGTGCACGTCCGAACCACCCCCGGCTGGTACGAGAGCGATCAACGGCTCATGGAGCTCGGGTACGCCCGGACCTCGGCCGAAGGCCGGAAAAAGACTCCGAAGCCTGCCAAGAGCAAGGCGAAGGGCGAACCACGATGA
- a CDS encoding NAD-binding protein — MSQATKLGWMRARLAVRQNRAALVFVVVWVALAFGVLVEIVGLRPGRALAVATCLVKGDGGLVGTYQTFTQLVVFGLVVSTVVTNVTRRYRPEETSRALAGEARDHVVVVGLSNLGRRAVDRMVANGASVVVVDPDAERCSALVREGHAVVRGEGRTRSALEAASVAHAKVVLLTADDLEDVAVAARHVRALSPTCELVVRCSDDDVASVLSKAYRARVVSTSKVAAEVVLGHAKACRAKKVVVLGATSVGVKVAAALAHARIPCTLADPTESHEELSALGVPSADLVLVADDDLGKNLVLLDRIRDVAPRVKIVCRVFHDEAAELLERAPFSCVVVSSSRTALESLVRAGVFREVGVVDAPEPASGRPVFAVSA, encoded by the coding sequence ATGTCGCAAGCCACGAAGCTCGGTTGGATGCGCGCGCGCCTCGCCGTTCGACAGAACCGCGCCGCCCTCGTGTTCGTCGTCGTCTGGGTGGCGTTGGCCTTCGGCGTCCTCGTCGAGATCGTCGGGCTTCGCCCGGGGCGTGCGCTCGCCGTCGCGACGTGCCTCGTCAAGGGCGACGGTGGCCTCGTCGGGACGTACCAAACCTTCACGCAGCTCGTCGTGTTCGGGCTCGTCGTGTCGACGGTGGTGACCAACGTCACGCGCCGCTACCGGCCCGAGGAGACGAGCCGCGCGCTCGCCGGAGAGGCCCGAGACCACGTGGTCGTCGTGGGTCTCTCGAACCTAGGCCGCCGCGCCGTCGACCGGATGGTCGCGAACGGCGCGAGCGTGGTCGTCGTCGACCCGGATGCCGAGCGCTGCTCCGCGCTCGTGCGCGAGGGCCACGCGGTCGTGCGAGGGGAGGGGCGCACTCGCTCCGCGCTGGAGGCGGCGTCCGTCGCGCACGCCAAGGTCGTCCTCCTCACGGCCGACGATCTCGAGGACGTAGCGGTCGCGGCGCGCCACGTTCGCGCCCTCTCCCCCACGTGCGAGCTCGTGGTCCGCTGCTCGGACGACGACGTCGCGAGCGTGCTCTCGAAGGCGTACCGCGCGCGAGTGGTCTCGACGTCGAAGGTCGCGGCCGAGGTCGTGCTCGGCCACGCGAAGGCGTGCCGCGCCAAGAAGGTCGTCGTGCTCGGCGCGACCTCGGTCGGCGTGAAGGTGGCCGCTGCCCTCGCGCACGCTCGCATCCCGTGCACTCTGGCCGACCCTACCGAGTCGCACGAGGAGCTCTCGGCGCTCGGGGTCCCCTCGGCCGACCTCGTCCTCGTCGCGGACGACGACCTCGGGAAGAACCTCGTGCTCCTCGACCGCATCCGCGACGTCGCTCCGAGGGTGAAGATCGTGTGCCGCGTGTTCCACGACGAAGCCGCCGAGCTGCTCGAACGCGCGCCCTTTTCGTGCGTGGTCGTGTCGTCGTCGCGGACGGCGCTCGAGTCGCTCGTGCGAGCCGGGGTGTTCCGCGAGGTGGGGGTCGTCGACGCCCCGGAACCGGCCTCGGGGCGCCCCGTGTTCGCCGTATCAGCCTAA
- the der gene encoding ribosome biogenesis GTPase Der has product MTKHYSPRIRRGVPGGTSGLPIVAVVGRPNVGKSTLFNRLARKKLAIVHDEPGVTRDRHYADTHAFGREYTLVDTGGFDPEDDDPMRAGIARHVKSAIEEADVIVFVTDGTLPLTAADKAAVALLRRAKKPVFYAANKADSPTIDAEAYELYGLGVKKVYPVSALHGRGLAELEGDFVAAFPPEAPAAEADSLTRISLIGRPNAGKSSLMNRLLGEERMMVDSRPGTTRDAIDAVVTRGEETFVFVDTAGIRKKGRVTKAEDAVESMSVVSSIRSIERSSVVVLLCDANEGVAEQDAKILGLAEDRGRAMIIALNKCDLLDREEKKRAVLLAREKISFAPFVPVVEISAKTGRGVNELFEAVSTVSAGYYRRVGTGELNRFFAEVLESRPPPTQGGKAPRLYYITQADVAPPTFVIISSAPEAVHFSYRRFVVNQLRKKFGFDGVPIRIFYKEKRRGRKKEGPSHDADEAVETEALESTPSVDTAATEAPPKARAQARPRPKKTTRPMRIRDKR; this is encoded by the coding sequence ATGACCAAACACTACAGCCCCCGCATCCGCCGCGGCGTCCCTGGCGGCACCTCCGGCCTCCCGATCGTCGCGGTCGTCGGCCGCCCCAACGTCGGCAAGTCGACGCTCTTCAACCGTCTCGCGCGAAAGAAGCTCGCGATCGTGCACGACGAGCCCGGCGTCACGCGCGATCGTCACTACGCCGACACCCACGCGTTCGGGCGCGAGTACACGCTCGTCGACACCGGCGGGTTCGACCCCGAGGACGACGATCCCATGCGCGCGGGCATCGCTCGGCACGTCAAGTCGGCGATCGAAGAGGCGGACGTCATCGTGTTCGTGACCGACGGGACGCTCCCCCTCACGGCCGCCGACAAGGCCGCGGTCGCCCTCCTCCGCCGCGCGAAGAAGCCCGTGTTCTACGCCGCCAACAAGGCCGACTCCCCGACGATCGACGCCGAAGCGTACGAGCTCTACGGGCTCGGCGTGAAGAAGGTGTACCCGGTGAGCGCGCTCCACGGCCGCGGCCTCGCCGAGCTCGAGGGAGACTTCGTCGCCGCGTTCCCGCCCGAGGCTCCCGCCGCCGAGGCCGACTCGCTCACCCGCATCTCGCTCATCGGCAGGCCGAACGCCGGCAAATCGAGCCTGATGAACCGCCTGCTCGGCGAAGAGCGCATGATGGTCGACTCGCGCCCGGGCACGACGCGCGACGCGATCGACGCCGTCGTCACGCGCGGCGAAGAGACGTTCGTCTTCGTCGACACGGCGGGCATCCGCAAGAAGGGCCGGGTCACCAAGGCCGAGGACGCCGTCGAGTCGATGAGCGTCGTGTCGTCGATCCGGAGCATCGAGCGCTCGAGCGTCGTCGTGCTTTTGTGCGACGCGAACGAGGGCGTCGCCGAACAAGACGCGAAGATCCTCGGCCTCGCCGAGGACCGCGGGCGGGCCATGATCATCGCGCTCAACAAGTGCGATCTCCTCGACCGCGAGGAGAAGAAGCGCGCCGTCTTGCTCGCGCGCGAGAAGATCTCGTTCGCCCCGTTCGTGCCCGTCGTCGAGATCTCGGCCAAGACCGGGCGCGGCGTGAACGAGCTCTTCGAGGCCGTGTCGACCGTGAGCGCCGGCTACTACCGCCGCGTCGGGACGGGCGAGCTCAATCGGTTCTTCGCCGAGGTGCTCGAGTCGCGCCCGCCGCCCACGCAAGGCGGCAAGGCACCGCGCCTCTACTACATCACCCAGGCCGACGTGGCCCCGCCGACGTTCGTCATCATCTCGAGCGCGCCCGAGGCGGTGCACTTCTCCTACCGCCGCTTCGTCGTGAACCAGCTCCGAAAGAAGTTCGGCTTCGACGGCGTGCCCATCCGCATCTTCTACAAAGAGAAGCGTCGGGGCCGAAAGAAAGAGGGCCCCTCGCACGACGCCGACGAGGCCGTCGAGACCGAGGCGCTCGAGTCGACGCCCTCGGTCGACACGGCGGCCACCGAGGCTCCACCCAAGGCGCGCGCGCAGGCGAGGCCTCGCCCCAAAAAGACGACCCGCCCGATGCGCATCCGCGACAAACGCTGA
- a CDS encoding 30S ribosomal protein S18 has product MMDDDKDFGRTPDLNADAPGRRRGGKKRVCKFCSDKAATIDYKDPQALKYFVSERGKVTPRRISGNCALHQRKVALAIKRARNIALLPFTVSG; this is encoded by the coding sequence ATGATGGATGACGACAAAGACTTTGGCCGTACCCCGGACCTCAACGCCGACGCCCCCGGCCGCCGCCGCGGTGGCAAGAAGCGCGTCTGCAAGTTCTGCTCGGACAAGGCCGCCACGATCGACTACAAAGACCCGCAAGCGCTCAAGTACTTCGTGTCCGAGCGAGGCAAGGTCACCCCGCGCCGCATCAGCGGCAACTGCGCACTCCACCAGCGCAAGGTCGCGCTCGCCATCAAGCGCGCGCGCAACATCGCGCTCCTGCCCTTCACCGTTTCGGGCTGA
- the rpsF gene encoding 30S ribosomal protein S6 has protein sequence MATAQTLKSKEYETIYVLRPDVDADTADKVQGRISEVISRDAGKLVKVEAWGRRKLAYPVKKHSKGVYVYVKYVGKGGLVQEIERNLKLQDAVLKYQTVLLASDVDAGAIAVDPEEIKFARLELPAEEEEKESRERALGLIESHDAPRREPRGEDDFDDEMAEADAPKKDEEEAN, from the coding sequence GTGGCCACCGCACAAACGCTGAAGTCGAAAGAATACGAGACCATCTACGTCCTCCGCCCCGACGTCGACGCCGACACGGCCGACAAGGTCCAGGGCCGCATCTCCGAGGTCATCTCGCGTGACGCGGGCAAGCTCGTCAAGGTCGAGGCTTGGGGCCGCCGCAAGCTCGCCTACCCCGTGAAGAAGCACTCGAAGGGCGTCTACGTCTACGTGAAGTACGTGGGCAAGGGCGGCCTCGTGCAAGAGATCGAGCGCAACCTGAAGCTCCAGGACGCCGTCCTCAAGTACCAGACGGTCCTCCTCGCGTCGGACGTCGACGCCGGCGCCATCGCCGTGGACCCCGAGGAGATCAAGTTCGCTCGCCTCGAGCTCCCGGCCGAGGAAGAGGAGAAAGAGTCGCGTGAGCGCGCGCTCGGACTCATCGAGTCGCACGACGCCCCGCGCCGCGAGCCCCGCGGCGAGGACGACTTCGACGACGAGATGGCCGAGGCCGACGCCCCCAAGAAGGACGAGGAAGAGGCCAACTGA
- a CDS encoding sel1 repeat family protein: MIRSNPPVGAPSARSAASSGPDGRLPLVTTDADVRCKAPTAILSKPSPFHAALVRWSEEPAGSPGANAALEAACDAATEGSRATERAACVLLGLAYASGDGVKRDPLAAFAYFERGATCELSFGAFDLAQAREHAITGSSVSCCAGRSCKEGCEATCARAIEQVQRELEPPLRAACERGRGVACHMLATLVQGEYIQEVGALTVKGADEEKDLEPLLERACRSRVGPACEWLAFRSVTFSDGQSAASKRAELAKRRGLLEKACDAGWGDGCFHLGKSYEETADHARAVPFWEKACTLGLHRVCDELETMRSKAKSPPRSTR, from the coding sequence GTGATCAGGTCGAACCCTCCCGTCGGCGCGCCGAGCGCCCGCAGCGCCGCGTCGAGCGGCCCGGACGGCAGGCTCCCGCTCGTCACCACGGACGCCGACGTCAGGTGCAAGGCACCGACGGCGATCCTGTCCAAGCCGTCCCCATTTCACGCGGCGCTCGTCCGTTGGAGCGAGGAGCCCGCAGGCTCGCCCGGCGCCAACGCCGCGCTCGAGGCGGCGTGCGACGCAGCGACGGAGGGCTCACGTGCCACGGAGCGCGCCGCGTGTGTGCTCCTCGGTCTCGCCTACGCCTCCGGCGACGGTGTAAAGCGCGACCCCCTCGCGGCCTTCGCCTATTTCGAGCGCGGTGCGACCTGCGAGCTTAGCTTCGGCGCGTTCGATCTTGCACAAGCGCGCGAGCACGCCATCACGGGATCGAGCGTCTCGTGTTGCGCAGGCCGCTCGTGCAAAGAGGGGTGCGAGGCGACCTGCGCGCGGGCCATCGAGCAGGTCCAGCGCGAGCTCGAGCCGCCGCTTCGTGCCGCATGCGAGCGTGGTCGCGGCGTCGCCTGCCACATGCTGGCGACGTTGGTCCAGGGCGAGTACATCCAAGAGGTCGGAGCGTTGACCGTGAAGGGAGCCGACGAGGAAAAGGACCTCGAGCCGCTCCTCGAGAGGGCCTGTCGTTCCCGCGTCGGCCCCGCATGCGAGTGGCTCGCCTTTCGGTCCGTCACGTTCTCCGACGGGCAGTCGGCGGCGAGCAAGCGGGCCGAGCTCGCAAAGCGTCGCGGGCTCCTGGAGAAGGCTTGCGACGCCGGGTGGGGAGACGGCTGCTTCCACCTCGGCAAGAGCTACGAAGAGACCGCCGACCACGCGAGGGCGGTGCCGTTCTGGGAAAAGGCCTGCACCCTCGGGCTCCACCGCGTCTGCGACGAGCTCGAGACCATGCGCTCGAAGGCCAAGTCTCCCCCGAGGAGCACGCGGTAG
- a CDS encoding ArsA family ATPase → MVAKVPLSELVRERRVLVTVGAGGVGKTTTAAALALAAAREGRNVLCLTIDPARRLAQSLGLAEMGSEAVRVDEKIFADAGVVVSGSLTAAMLDTKRTFDDLIVKHASSREKADRVLGNKLYRYVSESLAGTQEYMAMEKLVEVRQDPRWDLVVLDTPPTANALDFLDAPERLIGMLDSAAMKWFQEAFESSGKFSLNILAKGASAVLKGIGKLTGGGLLEAMAEFISEINELFGGFKERARHVEKTLRSPDVAFVLVTSPSPPSIKEVLYFADRLAEANMPRGAFVVNRMRRAPAFSGAVTAEDAAAGISKYGLTLDDGAADRLSEAHGDATRMSALDARNVEAITAQATSGVPVVRVAERATDVHDVRMLADLGDVLMRGGDL, encoded by the coding sequence ATGGTCGCAAAAGTGCCGCTGTCCGAGCTCGTCCGCGAGCGACGCGTCCTCGTCACGGTGGGGGCGGGAGGGGTCGGGAAGACCACCACGGCGGCGGCGCTCGCGCTCGCGGCGGCGCGTGAGGGCAGGAACGTGCTCTGCCTCACCATCGACCCGGCGAGGCGCCTCGCGCAGTCCCTCGGGCTCGCCGAGATGGGCTCCGAGGCCGTTCGTGTCGACGAGAAGATCTTCGCGGACGCCGGCGTCGTGGTCTCGGGGTCGCTCACGGCGGCGATGCTCGACACGAAGCGCACCTTCGACGACCTCATCGTGAAACATGCGTCGTCGCGCGAGAAGGCCGATCGTGTGCTCGGCAACAAGCTCTATCGGTACGTCTCCGAGTCCCTCGCGGGGACCCAAGAGTACATGGCCATGGAGAAGCTCGTGGAGGTGCGACAGGACCCACGCTGGGACCTCGTGGTGCTCGACACCCCGCCCACGGCCAACGCCCTCGACTTCCTCGACGCCCCCGAGCGCCTCATCGGCATGCTCGACAGCGCGGCCATGAAGTGGTTCCAAGAGGCGTTCGAGTCGAGCGGGAAGTTTTCGCTCAACATCCTCGCGAAGGGCGCGTCGGCGGTCCTGAAGGGGATCGGCAAGCTTACGGGCGGTGGTCTGCTCGAGGCGATGGCCGAGTTCATCTCCGAGATCAACGAGCTTTTCGGGGGCTTCAAGGAGCGCGCGCGCCACGTCGAAAAGACGCTCCGTTCGCCCGACGTCGCGTTCGTGCTCGTCACGTCGCCTTCGCCTCCGAGCATCAAAGAGGTCCTCTACTTCGCCGATCGCCTCGCCGAAGCGAACATGCCTCGTGGCGCGTTCGTCGTGAACCGCATGCGGCGAGCGCCGGCCTTTTCGGGCGCCGTCACAGCCGAAGACGCGGCCGCGGGCATCTCCAAATACGGCCTCACGCTCGACGACGGCGCGGCAGATCGGCTCTCCGAGGCCCACGGCGACGCGACCCGCATGTCGGCCCTCGACGCGCGCAACGTCGAGGCCATCACGGCCCAAGCGACGAGCGGCGTCCCCGTCGTGCGTGTCGCCGAGCGCGCCACCGACGTCCACGACGTCCGCATGCTCGCCGATCTCGGCGACGTCCTCATGCGCGGCGGAGATCTCTGA
- a CDS encoding 50S ribosomal protein L9, whose amino-acid sequence MAATIQVILQSDVAKVGTSGDLVKVRPGFARNYLLPRQLAVPATAAQVNRLNHDKAVALAKAEKARKEAKELAAKIGALTVKIARPVGEDDRLFGSVSAKDIEAAVRAAGLADFDRKKMHLADALKSLGTHEVPVKLLGDIGATLKVEVVKK is encoded by the coding sequence ATGGCCGCCACCATTCAGGTCATTCTCCAGAGCGACGTCGCGAAAGTCGGCACGTCCGGCGACCTCGTGAAGGTCCGCCCCGGCTTCGCCCGGAACTACCTCCTCCCGCGTCAGCTCGCCGTCCCGGCGACCGCCGCGCAGGTGAACCGCCTCAACCACGACAAGGCCGTCGCCCTCGCGAAGGCCGAAAAGGCCCGCAAAGAGGCGAAAGAGCTCGCCGCCAAGATCGGCGCGCTCACGGTCAAGATCGCTCGCCCCGTGGGCGAGGACGACCGCCTCTTCGGGTCGGTCTCGGCGAAGGACATCGAGGCGGCCGTTCGCGCTGCCGGCCTCGCGGACTTCGACCGCAAGAAGATGCACCTCGCCGACGCGCTCAAGTCGCTCGGGACCCACGAGGTCCCGGTCAAGCTCCTCGGCGACATCGGCGCGACCCTCAAGGTCGAGGTCGTCAAGAAGTGA
- the dnaB gene encoding replicative DNA helicase yields the protein MERSFGFKKKEVETPPTIEGIVPPHDLDSEAAVLSAILIDGGAMDRVQEFLKADHFYSEAHRRIYEAALELRAVGQPVDVVTVGSWLKGRGRIEQVGGMGYLTEILNSAPAVANVTAYAQVIFEKFRIRALILACQKVSAQAYLDYGEAQSFIDNAEQAVYNIARVSQTSQTEKLLDVMKKSFKQLTEAMKRGDRIIGVPTGFDRLDALTSGLHDGDLTIVAARPGMGKTSFVLNIAVNVAAPKGRELANDPNQRWEEPGVGCVVFSLEMPREQLANRMVCSEGRVDVSKMRKGYLSQEDWQKLTQSAGFLGKCPIWIDDSPSLGILELRSKVRRLQAEFNRTDEAGNLTHRIGLVIVDYLQLMKGRDGAQSREQEISEISRGLKGLAKELKVPVIALSQLNRAVETRSEKSKRPMISDLRESGAIEQDADNILFIYRDDYYTKEASEEPNVAELIVAKQRNGPTGTVKVRFDKEYTRFDNLAPGEFQEDFEAG from the coding sequence GTGGAACGAAGCTTCGGGTTCAAGAAGAAAGAGGTCGAGACGCCGCCCACCATCGAGGGCATCGTCCCGCCGCACGACCTCGACTCGGAGGCCGCGGTGCTCTCGGCGATCCTCATCGACGGCGGGGCCATGGACCGCGTCCAGGAGTTCCTCAAGGCCGACCACTTCTACTCCGAGGCCCACCGGCGCATCTACGAGGCCGCCCTCGAGCTCCGCGCCGTGGGGCAGCCGGTCGACGTGGTGACCGTGGGCTCGTGGCTGAAGGGCCGTGGGCGCATCGAGCAGGTCGGCGGCATGGGCTACCTGACCGAGATCTTGAACAGCGCTCCGGCGGTCGCGAACGTCACCGCGTACGCGCAGGTGATCTTCGAAAAGTTCAGGATTCGGGCGCTCATCCTCGCGTGCCAGAAGGTGTCGGCGCAGGCCTACCTCGACTACGGCGAGGCCCAGTCGTTCATCGATAACGCCGAGCAGGCCGTCTACAACATCGCCCGCGTCAGCCAGACGTCGCAGACCGAGAAGCTGCTCGACGTCATGAAGAAGTCGTTCAAGCAGCTCACGGAGGCGATGAAGCGAGGCGATCGCATCATCGGCGTCCCGACGGGCTTCGACCGACTCGACGCGCTCACGTCCGGCCTCCACGACGGCGACCTCACCATCGTGGCCGCGCGCCCCGGCATGGGAAAGACCAGCTTCGTCCTCAACATCGCCGTCAACGTCGCCGCGCCGAAGGGCCGCGAGCTCGCGAACGACCCGAACCAGCGGTGGGAGGAGCCAGGCGTCGGGTGCGTCGTGTTCTCGCTCGAAATGCCCCGCGAGCAGCTCGCCAATCGTATGGTCTGCTCCGAGGGGCGGGTCGACGTCAGCAAGATGAGGAAGGGCTATTTGAGCCAGGAAGACTGGCAGAAGCTCACGCAGTCGGCGGGCTTCCTCGGCAAATGCCCCATCTGGATCGACGACTCGCCTTCGCTCGGGATCCTGGAGCTTCGCTCGAAGGTGAGGAGGCTCCAGGCCGAGTTCAACCGGACCGACGAGGCGGGCAACCTCACCCACCGCATCGGGCTCGTCATCGTCGACTACCTCCAGCTCATGAAGGGGCGCGACGGCGCACAGTCCCGCGAGCAAGAAATCTCAGAGATTTCGCGTGGTTTGAAGGGGCTCGCGAAGGAGCTCAAGGTGCCCGTCATCGCGCTCTCGCAGCTCAATCGTGCCGTCGAGACGCGCAGCGAGAAGTCGAAGCGGCCGATGATCTCGGACCTCCGTGAGTCGGGCGCCATCGAGCAGGACGCCGACAACATCCTCTTCATCTACCGCGACGACTACTACACGAAGGAAGCGAGCGAGGAGCCCAACGTGGCCGAGCTCATCGTAGCGAAGCAGCGCAACGGGCCCACCGGCACGGTCAAGGTGCGCTTCGACAAGGAGTACACGCGGTTCGACAACCTCGCGCCGGGCGAATTCCAGGAAGACTTCGAGGCCGGCTGA